The Bombus fervidus isolate BK054 chromosome 3, iyBomFerv1, whole genome shotgun sequence genome includes a window with the following:
- the LOC139985368 gene encoding xaa-Pro aminopeptidase 3 translates to MFNTLRNSIIYQIKKYGQRTYIGNSLDTIINNSNQRQSKEPLNISYRSCGQPTAITHPHLMKNGEVVPGIQLCEFKKRRNKLIKNIISYACVTNLGKSHIIIIPSASKVYMSDKIPYVFRQNTDFLYFTGCQEANSILIITAKNENFVTTLFLTQQDEHSELWDGPKTGIEIAPKMFGVDAAFPVTEFEQFFTSFMNENKKSTIWYDNVDIAQPNLHNKLCELMKITSGQMVVSPTNIIHKIRLIKSQSEINLMRKSCEIISAAISKTIEISKPKMSEHHLFATVDYECRMNGAEFLAYPPVVAAGNNANIIHYITNNQIIKDGDMVLMDAGCEYHGYSSDVTRTWPINGTFTQEQKVLYDIVLDVQNILIHKLKELPSLDQLYHDMCFLLGKRLQESGLIPKYLNKNELFSAVFTYCPHHVSHYLGMDVHDTGKISRSLKLQPGMIVTVEPGIYINHKNRFAPSEFYGLAVRIEDDILITENDPINLTENCPKEIIKIEALASQHL, encoded by the exons ATGTTTAATACTTTGAGGAACTCtattatatatcaaattaaaaaatacg GGCAACGAACGTATATAGGAAATTCATTAGATaccattataaataattcaaatcaaCGACAATCTAAAGAACCATTGAATATTTCCTATCGATCATGCGGCCAACCAACAGCAATAACACATCCTCATTTAATGAAGAATGGAGAAGTTGTACCTGGTATTCAGCTTTGTGAATTCAAAAAGAGACGAAACAAACtgataaagaatattatttcatatgcTTGTGTCACAAATCTAGGCAAATCacatattatcattattccTTCTGCATCCAAAGTATACATGTCTGACAAAATTCCGTATgtttttcgtcaaaatacggactttttgtattttactGGTTGTCAAGAAGCCAATAgtattttgataattacagcaaaaaatgaaaactttGTAACTACCTTATTTCTAACACAACAAGATGAACATTCTGAACTATGGGATGGCCCTAAAACTGGAATTGAAATAGCACCTAAAATGTTTGGTGTTGATGCAGCATTTCCAGTAACAGAGTTCGAACAgttttttacttcttttatgaatgaaaataaaaaaagtactaTTTGGTATGACAATGTTGATATAGCACAACCCAATTTACACAATAAATTATgtgaattaatgaaaataacaaGTGGTCAAATGGTTGTTTCTCcaacaaatataatacataaaatcagattaattaaatcacaatctgaaataaatttaatgagaAAGAGTTGTGAAATTATATCAGCAGCAATATCTAAAACTATAGAAATATCAAAACCTAAAATGAGTGAGCATCATCTATTTGCAACTGTGGATTATGAATGTAGAATGAATGGTGCAGAATTTTTAGCATATCCACCAGTTGTTGCTGCGGGTAACAATGCTAATATTATCCATTATATTACTAACaatcaaataattaaagatgGAGATATGGTTTTGATGGATGCAG gtTGTGAATATCATGGTTATTCATCTGATGTAACCAGAACATGGCCAATTAATGGAACATTTACTCAAGAACAAAAAGTCTTATATGACATAGTACTGgatgttcaaaatattttaattcataaacTAAAAGAATTACCATCGTTAGATCAATTATATCATGATATGTGCTTTTTATTAGGCAAAAGATTACAAGAAAGTGGTCTAATaccaaaatatttgaataaaaacgaATTATTTTCTGCGGTTTTCACTTATTGTCCACATCATGTAAGCCATTATTTGGGGATGGATGTACACGACACTGGGAAGATTTCTAGGAGTCTGAAGCTTCAACCAGGAATGATAGTCACAGTGGAACCTG gAATATATATTAATCATAAAAATCGATTTGCGCCATCAGAATTTTATGGCTTAGCTGTTCGTATTGAagatgatattttaataacagaaAATGATCCAATAAATTTAACGGAAAACTGTCCAaaagaaattatcaaaattgaaGCTTTAGCGAGTCAACATTTGTAA
- the Paics gene encoding PAICS bifunctional enzyme, producing the protein MKEYKCGKLIIEGKTKKVYEVLNDPTLCLLQSKDRITAGDGEKSHDLKGKAAISTATTVKVFQLLNEVGIKTAFIEVVNDTAFIAQKCEMVPIEWVTRRLATGSFLKRHQGVPEGYRFNPPLQETFFKDDANHDPQWSEEQIISIGFKLNELIIGKDEFDIMKRTALVVFEVLERAWATRDCALIDMKIEFGVNINGEIMVADIIDSDSWRLWPSGDKRLMKDKQVYRNLNTVTQEDLDTVKRNFKWVADQLDFLIPPVRSLVVILMGSPSDEDHCKKIAEHAKSLGLKVQLRVCSAHKGTQETLRILAEYEGTYEKVVLIAVAGRSNGLGPVLSGNTALPVINCPPFNNINISQDLWSSINVPSGIGCTTVAYPQSAALSAAQIHALHDHLVWARLRVKQLINYIALKQADVKLKNLVI; encoded by the exons ATGAAAG AATATAAGTGTGGGAAACTCATAATTGAGGGAAAAACCAAAAAGGTTTATGAAGTTCTAAATGATCCTACTTTATGTCTCTTACAAAGTAAGGATCGTATTACTGCTGGAGATGGTGAAAAATCTCATGATTTAAAAGGGAAAGCTGCAATTAGTACAGCTACTACAGTTAAAGTTTTTCAATTGTTAAATGAAGTTGGAATAAAAACTGCATTTATCGAAGTGGTAAATGACACTGCTTTCATTGCACAAAAATGTGAAATGGTCCCAATAGAATGGGTCACTAGAAGATTAGCTACAGGCAGTTTTTTAAAAAGGCATCaag GAGTTCCCGAAGGATATAGATTTAATCCACCATTACAAGAAACATTCTTTAAAGATGATGCCAATCATGATCCACAATGGTCAGAGGaacaaattatttctattggTTTTAAGTTGAATGAACTTATAATAGGAAAAGATGAATTTGATATTATGAAACGTACTGCACTTGTTGTATTTGAGGTTTTAGAAAGGGCATGGGCAACTAGAGATTGTGCTCTTATTGatatgaaaatagaatttggaGTGAACATAAATGGCGAAATTATGGTAGCAGATATAATTGACAGTGACTCTTGGAGACTTTGGCCATCTGGTGATAAAAGATTGATGAAAGATAAACAG gtatatagaaatttgaaTACTGTAACTCAAGAAGATTTGGATACTgtaaaacgtaattttaaATGGGTAGCAGATCAACTTGACTTTCTCATTCCACCAGTTAGAAGTCTTGTTGTTATTTTAATGGGATCACCTTCTGATGAAGatcattgtaaaaaaataGCAGAACATGCAAAGTCTTTAGGCTTAAAGGTTCAACTTCGTGTATGTAGTGCCCATAAAGGTACTCAAGAAACATTGCGTATTCTTGCAGAATACGAAGGTACTTATGAAaag GTGGTGTTAATAGCTGTAGCAGGGAGAAGTAATGGATTGGGTCCAGTACTCTCTGGAAACACAGCTTTGCCTGTTATTAATTGCCCACctttcaataatattaatatttcacaagATTTGTGGTCGTCTATTAATGTTCCATCAG GGATTGGATGCACCACAGTTGCTTATCCTCAAAGTGCAGCATTATCGGCCGCTCAAATTCATGCATTACATGACCATCTAGTTTGGGCACGTCTACGAGTAAAACAGTTGATAAATTACATTGCTTTAAAGCAAGCTGATGTTAAACTAAAAAAtcttgttatataa